The following are encoded in a window of Panicum virgatum strain AP13 chromosome 5N, P.virgatum_v5, whole genome shotgun sequence genomic DNA:
- the LOC120673097 gene encoding dirigent protein 19-like, with protein MAATSAPESLLLCLTAVAFLHHLQCQYPAAAATSLRKNWSSDGGNERTLNITLYQQETINKTAYIVVDGVAGAGVSLITAPFGTIYVFRDDLTVRADRASPVAGVAEGSSIITSLDGLQIVSLSKVTIDHRGYRGSVSVLGGTHSTNPSESPVVGGTGDFAYALGYIRSSPVDLQGRKMTYKVELHLYWPPYAHYAPVAHKPV; from the coding sequence ATGGCGGCCACGAGTGCTCCCGAGAGCCTGCTGCTCTGCTTGACAGCAGTCGCCTTTCTTCACCACCTCCAGTGTCAGTACCCGGCTGCAGCTGCAACATCGCTCAGGAAAAATTGGAGCAGCGACGGCGGCAACGAGAGGACCCTCAACATCACGCTGTACCAGCAGGAGACCATCAACAAGACCGCGTACATCGTCGTCGACGGCGTGGCCGGCGCGGGCGTCAGCTTGATCACTGCGCCGTTCGGCACCATCTACGTCTTCCGCGACGACCTCACGGTGCGCGCCGACAGGGCCTCCCCGGTGGCCGGCGTTGCAGAGGGGAGCTCCATCATCACCAGCCTCGACGGGCTGCAGATCGTGTCGCTGAGCAAGGTCACCATAGACCACCGCGGCTACCGGGGCTCCGTGTCGGTCCTCGGGGGCACCCACAGCACCAATCCGTCCGAATCCCCCGTGGTGGGTGGCACCGGCGACTTCGCGTACGCGCTGGGCTACATCCGGTCGTCGCCGGTGGACCTGCAGGGAAGAAAGATGACGTACAAGGTGGAGCTTCACCTGTACTGGCCTCCGTACGCCCACTACGCTCCTGTTGCACACAAGCCTGTATAG